A single window of Streptomyces sp. NBC_00464 DNA harbors:
- a CDS encoding DUF6000 family protein: MRDVQSDSELQDLVRRFVTPDRRYLRLGGSVFRLGPVERSAFVRDLAQAAHEITPEQLGVLFEGGWRERKTAAWLVAVAHRSEFRELMGRLLLASEGPYAGAAYCVALAKFGTTADAALLSAYLDHYLSRPDLDYDQAVVLGTLLYLDGIHGSECATRFLAPAGPWDRWHEVRAVAALDPRDCQQAVQQLCAFVDETAEVFASLACGS; this comes from the coding sequence ATGCGTGATGTGCAGAGCGATTCCGAGTTGCAGGACCTGGTTCGGCGGTTCGTCACGCCTGATCGCCGATACCTTCGGTTGGGCGGGAGCGTTTTCCGGTTGGGTCCGGTCGAGCGCTCCGCGTTTGTGCGGGATCTGGCTCAGGCTGCGCACGAAATCACTCCGGAGCAGCTTGGAGTCCTCTTCGAGGGTGGATGGCGCGAGCGAAAGACTGCTGCATGGCTGGTTGCTGTGGCCCACAGGTCCGAGTTTCGCGAGCTCATGGGGCGGCTTCTGCTGGCCAGCGAGGGGCCTTATGCGGGCGCTGCATACTGCGTTGCCCTTGCGAAGTTCGGTACTACAGCCGATGCCGCGCTGCTCAGCGCATACCTTGATCACTACTTGTCGCGCCCCGACCTCGACTACGACCAGGCAGTCGTCCTTGGGACGCTTCTGTACCTCGATGGGATTCACGGCTCCGAGTGCGCAACACGGTTCCTTGCCCCGGCCGGTCCCTGGGACCGATGGCACGAGGTCCGGGCCGTGGCGGCCCTTGACCCGCGTGACTGTCAGCAGGCCGTGCAGCAGCTGTGTGCTTTCGTCGACGAGACCGCTGAGGTCTTCGCCTCGCTGGCCTGCGGGAGCTGA
- a CDS encoding transposase encodes MPKPYPEEFRQDVVRVARNRDSGVTIEQVGSDFGVHPMTLWKWMRRADIDKGAKPGVSSSESAELREARRRIKLLEQENEVLRRAAAYLSQANLPGKGSTRS; translated from the coding sequence GTGCCCAAGCCTTATCCGGAGGAGTTCCGTCAGGACGTCGTGCGGGTCGCGAGGAACCGCGACTCCGGCGTGACCATCGAGCAGGTGGGCTCCGATTTCGGGGTCCACCCGATGACGCTGTGGAAATGGATGCGTCGCGCGGATATCGACAAGGGCGCCAAGCCCGGGGTGAGCAGTTCCGAGAGTGCGGAACTGCGGGAAGCGCGTCGGCGGATCAAGTTGCTGGAACAGGAGAACGAGGTGCTGCGCCGGGCCGCGGCCTATCTGTCGCAGGCGAATCTGCCGGGAAAAGGATCTACCCGCTCGTGA
- a CDS encoding DUF6919 domain-containing protein: protein MKIRLPWMSRAERQLWRAASTLDDLGELTAAWLEGRVQSHPAWQPRFGPDNETVPHVPVLATANRGGYVTTASQPGRLHTGADGTQWRQRAAVEGFVSDPVVLQRLIDTAVQAGLDVALNDADHHTKNGIPVTLKNGEPHTAVGRALRPGDLKVMWRGFPNALSLVADAHQLTIIDPDFGPSTRLWDVLTHATTRPTPHPPAPAPTVVCTNCGCSAISWNICGDGCSGVTDQTDSRCTACINPNVLIDWSKEIDDQPNECALCGAPHYSARPYCSTACKIADGAGPVEFPGATEPSRPTRA from the coding sequence ATGAAGATCCGACTGCCATGGATGAGCCGCGCGGAACGCCAACTGTGGCGGGCCGCATCCACCCTTGATGACCTCGGCGAACTCACCGCCGCATGGCTCGAAGGAAGGGTGCAGAGCCATCCCGCCTGGCAGCCGCGCTTCGGACCGGACAACGAAACCGTGCCGCATGTACCGGTCCTTGCCACCGCCAACCGCGGCGGATACGTCACCACCGCCTCACAGCCCGGCCGTCTCCACACCGGCGCCGACGGCACCCAATGGCGCCAACGCGCAGCAGTCGAGGGATTCGTATCCGACCCCGTCGTTCTCCAGCGTCTGATCGACACTGCCGTCCAGGCCGGCCTGGACGTCGCCCTGAACGATGCCGATCACCACACCAAGAACGGCATCCCCGTCACCCTCAAGAACGGTGAACCTCACACCGCCGTCGGCCGCGCACTCCGGCCCGGGGACCTCAAAGTAATGTGGCGCGGCTTCCCGAACGCTCTCAGCCTCGTGGCCGACGCTCACCAATTGACCATCATCGACCCTGATTTCGGTCCGAGCACCCGGCTGTGGGACGTCCTCACCCACGCAACGACCCGTCCGACGCCTCACCCTCCAGCCCCAGCCCCGACCGTTGTGTGCACCAACTGCGGCTGCTCGGCCATCAGCTGGAACATCTGCGGCGACGGCTGCAGCGGAGTCACCGACCAAACAGACAGCCGATGCACCGCCTGCATCAACCCGAACGTGCTCATCGACTGGTCGAAAGAGATCGACGACCAGCCCAACGAGTGCGCCCTGTGCGGCGCCCCGCACTACTCGGCCCGCCCATACTGCTCGACCGCCTGCAAGATCGCCGACGGCGCAGGACCCGTTGAGTTCCCCGGCGCGACCGAGCCCTCCCGCCCGACCAGAGCGTGA
- a CDS encoding AAA family ATPase has translation MSEPRHVVLSLGIALTRTEEGDSPRFGLDVLEDAPVHAARVAKILEEFRYTQRPTAAPEGQADHGKLVEAAVEAEDADVLIVHIVGHGELADGSSEKLYILGSDGDRLGRPVGGWIDLIEDHPRRHRPMTLFVLDVCYAGQAAVTAWHSRMDVDKRRAWVLAATGPDKQAFGYRLSQALVRVLARYRDLEVRFDPSLRYIPPGTVWRDIDSTVSELADRADGLPQTILTSLVPGHADLSHLPFFPNPSYTPQSTTPAPGLPPEIARLADWAADPQHFMRRAGGGEPVDRDWDEGYFSGRTAQLDTLTAWLDDDTAAPGLRVVTGKAGAGKSALLGILLCAAHPALRRHTRPLWSGLDDHVPGENNRIAAVHARRLGLDDITASLTRQLRHITTPDSPMPSDEETQDTAGNPAQHLLNLLPPGSPPVTIVIDALDEALKPQDITTALLLPLARHAQTAAGRLRLLVATREDSRFDQLLGLARDAGACTDLSTIAPHEVRRDVAVYAKRLLTADGPYTRGGLRSMRDTLAETIAETLTTDAPTGREGHDAESLEWGEFLTAGLYIHHLLASLPADTPEEAVRLGRAVPRRLPDLLELDLQRHADRIHLRPVLTVLAFAQGRGMPESVLVHAAAAFTVDGDPPLSLRDLFVLLDGEARFYLRRDIDTDGTTLYRLFHEGLADWLRRPTSSPSAEAPPMTANPLPGQAERLFERLLDCVPRDAAGGMLWQHAAGYLLRHTAQHAVDAGRIDELLDDAGYLQHADPHTLAGALFYARSDQARLNAAVYRASWGLHHTLPPAARRQFLALDAARFRDTPLQDELPGDADWTVRWATGGQVSPFLVRTLTGHTYGVRAVAVALLGDRPHAVTGGYEGSVRVWDLTTGTPVRTLTGHTGGVRAVAVALLDGRPHAVTGGYEGSVRVWDLTTGTPVRTLPGHTSGVSAVEVTLLDGRPHAVTGGYDGSVRVWDLTTGTLVRTLTGHADEVRAVAVALLGGHPHAVTGSYRSVRVWDLTTGTPVRELTGHTGEVTAVEVTLLDGRPHAVTGGYDGAVRVWDLTTGTPVRELTGHTYGVRAVEVALLDGRPHAVTGDRDGSVRVWDLTTGTPVRELTGHTYGVRAVAVALLGDRPHAVTGGYEGSVRVWDLTTGTPVHDLTGHADEVRAVAVALLGDRPHAVTGGYEGSVRVWDLTTGTLVRELAGGGVTAVAVALLEDRPHAVTGGGDGSVRVWDLTTGTPVRDLTGHADEVTAVAVALLGDRPHAVTGGYEGSVRVWDLTTGTLVRELAGGGVTAVAVALLEDRPHAVTGGGDGSVRVWDLTTGTPVRDLTGHTGAVRAVAVALLEDRPHAVTGGYEGSVRVWDLTTGTPVRELTGHTGAVRAVAVALLEDRPHAVTGDRDGAVRVWDLTTGTCLTTFHFPDAVRAVTLTADGTVVAGFGHEVAALSLEPLVRRLR, from the coding sequence GTGAGCGAACCGCGGCACGTGGTGCTGTCGCTGGGGATCGCGTTGACGCGTACTGAGGAAGGTGACTCGCCGCGGTTCGGTCTGGACGTCCTGGAGGACGCCCCCGTTCATGCTGCCAGGGTCGCAAAGATCCTGGAGGAGTTCCGGTACACGCAGCGCCCGACCGCAGCGCCGGAGGGACAGGCCGACCACGGGAAGCTGGTCGAGGCTGCGGTCGAGGCCGAGGACGCCGACGTGCTGATCGTGCACATCGTCGGGCACGGTGAGCTGGCCGACGGCAGCAGCGAGAAGCTGTACATCCTGGGCAGCGACGGGGATCGCCTGGGCAGGCCGGTGGGCGGGTGGATCGACCTGATCGAAGACCACCCCCGGCGGCATCGACCGATGACACTGTTCGTCCTGGACGTCTGCTACGCCGGGCAGGCCGCAGTGACCGCCTGGCACTCGCGGATGGACGTGGACAAGCGCCGGGCCTGGGTGCTGGCCGCGACCGGACCGGACAAGCAGGCGTTCGGCTACCGCCTGAGCCAGGCCCTGGTACGGGTGCTGGCGAGGTACCGCGACCTGGAGGTCCGCTTCGATCCCTCCTTGCGGTACATCCCGCCCGGCACGGTCTGGCGGGACATCGACAGCACCGTCAGCGAACTGGCCGATCGGGCCGACGGGCTGCCGCAGACGATCCTGACCAGTCTCGTTCCCGGCCACGCCGACCTGTCCCATCTACCATTCTTCCCCAACCCCTCCTACACCCCCCAAAGCACCACACCGGCACCGGGACTGCCCCCGGAAATCGCCCGCCTGGCCGACTGGGCCGCGGACCCCCAGCACTTCATGCGCCGCGCCGGGGGCGGCGAACCGGTGGACCGCGACTGGGACGAGGGCTACTTCAGCGGCCGCACCGCACAGCTCGACACCCTCACCGCGTGGCTCGACGACGACACGGCCGCCCCAGGGCTGCGCGTGGTCACCGGCAAAGCAGGCGCCGGCAAGTCCGCGCTCCTGGGCATTCTCCTGTGCGCCGCCCATCCGGCACTGCGCCGCCACACTCGCCCCCTGTGGTCCGGACTCGACGACCACGTACCGGGCGAGAACAACCGGATCGCGGCCGTCCACGCACGACGCCTCGGCCTCGACGACATCACCGCCTCCCTGACCCGCCAACTACGCCACATCACCACCCCCGACAGCCCAATGCCATCGGACGAGGAAACCCAGGACACGGCCGGAAACCCGGCACAGCACCTGCTGAACCTGCTGCCCCCCGGCAGTCCCCCGGTCACCATCGTCATCGACGCCCTCGATGAAGCCCTGAAACCCCAGGACATCACCACTGCCCTGCTGCTCCCCCTCGCCCGACACGCGCAGACGGCGGCCGGCCGGCTGCGGCTGCTGGTCGCCACCCGCGAGGACAGCCGGTTCGACCAACTCCTCGGCCTGGCGCGGGACGCCGGAGCGTGCACGGACCTGAGCACCATTGCACCGCACGAGGTCCGCCGGGATGTGGCCGTCTATGCCAAACGACTCCTGACCGCCGACGGCCCCTACACCCGCGGTGGCCTGCGGAGTATGCGGGACACCCTGGCAGAAACGATCGCCGAAACCCTCACCACCGACGCCCCGACCGGCCGCGAGGGCCACGACGCCGAATCCCTTGAGTGGGGCGAGTTCCTCACCGCGGGACTCTACATCCACCATCTTCTGGCCAGCCTGCCCGCCGACACGCCCGAGGAGGCCGTACGGCTGGGCCGGGCCGTGCCCCGCCGCCTGCCCGATCTCCTCGAACTCGACCTGCAGCGCCACGCCGACCGGATTCACCTGCGTCCGGTGCTCACGGTCCTCGCCTTCGCCCAGGGCCGGGGCATGCCCGAAAGTGTCCTGGTCCACGCCGCCGCAGCCTTCACCGTCGACGGCGACCCTCCCCTGTCCCTACGGGACCTGTTCGTCCTCCTGGACGGGGAGGCACGCTTCTATCTGCGCCGCGACATCGACACAGACGGCACCACCCTGTACCGGCTCTTCCACGAAGGCCTCGCCGACTGGCTCCGCCGGCCCACCAGCTCGCCGTCCGCCGAGGCCCCCCCGATGACCGCGAACCCCCTGCCAGGTCAGGCAGAGCGCCTGTTCGAGCGGCTCCTGGACTGCGTCCCCCGGGATGCGGCCGGCGGCATGCTGTGGCAGCACGCTGCCGGCTATCTACTGCGGCACACCGCCCAGCACGCGGTCGATGCCGGGCGCATCGATGAACTCCTCGACGACGCCGGCTACCTCCAGCACGCTGACCCCCACACCCTCGCCGGCGCCCTGTTTTACGCCCGCTCCGACCAGGCCAGGCTCAATGCCGCCGTCTACCGCGCCTCCTGGGGCCTCCACCACACGCTGCCACCTGCGGCACGCCGCCAGTTCCTCGCGCTGGACGCCGCACGCTTCCGCGACACGCCGCTCCAGGATGAGCTGCCCGGCGACGCCGACTGGACTGTGCGATGGGCAACGGGCGGCCAGGTCTCACCATTCCTGGTCCGCACCCTCACCGGCCACACCTACGGGGTGAGGGCGGTGGCGGTGGCGCTGCTGGGGGACCGCCCGCACGCCGTCACCGGCGGCTACGAGGGGTCGGTGCGGGTGTGGGACCTGACCACCGGCACCCCGGTCCGCACCCTGACCGGCCACACCGGCGGGGTGAGGGCGGTGGCGGTGGCGCTGCTGGACGGCCGCCCGCACGCCGTCACCGGCGGCTACGAGGGGTCGGTGCGGGTGTGGGACCTGACCACCGGCACCCCGGTCCGCACCCTCCCCGGCCACACCAGCGGAGTGAGCGCGGTGGAGGTGACGCTGCTGGACGGCCGCCCGCACGCCGTCACCGGCGGCTACGACGGGTCGGTGCGGGTGTGGGACCTGACCACCGGCACCCTGGTCCGCACCCTGACCGGCCACGCCGACGAGGTGAGGGCGGTGGCGGTGGCGCTGCTGGGGGGCCACCCGCACGCCGTCACTGGCAGCTACCGGTCAGTGCGGGTGTGGGACCTGACCACCGGCACCCCGGTCCGTGAACTGACCGGCCACACCGGCGAGGTGACGGCGGTGGAGGTGACGCTGCTGGACGGCCGCCCGCACGCCGTCACCGGCGGCTACGACGGGGCGGTGCGGGTGTGGGACCTGACCACCGGCACCCCGGTCCGTGAACTGACCGGCCACACCTACGGGGTGAGGGCGGTGGAGGTGGCGCTGCTGGACGGCCGCCCGCACGCCGTCACCGGCGACCGCGACGGGTCGGTGCGGGTGTGGGACCTGACCACCGGCACCCCGGTCCGTGAACTGACCGGCCACACCTACGGGGTGAGGGCGGTGGCGGTGGCGCTGCTGGGGGACCGCCCGCACGCCGTCACCGGCGGCTACGAGGGGTCGGTGCGGGTGTGGGACCTGACCACCGGCACCCCAGTCCACGACCTGACCGGCCACGCCGACGAGGTGAGGGCGGTGGCGGTGGCGCTGCTGGGGGACCGCCCGCACGCCGTCACCGGCGGCTACGAGGGGTCGGTGCGGGTGTGGGACCTGACCACCGGCACCCTGGTCCGCGAGCTGGCCGGCGGCGGGGTGACGGCGGTGGCGGTGGCGCTGCTGGAGGATCGCCCGCACGCCGTCACCGGCGGCGGCGACGGGTCGGTGCGGGTGTGGGACCTGACCACCGGCACCCCGGTCCGCGACCTGACCGGCCACGCCGACGAGGTGACGGCGGTGGCGGTGGCGCTGCTGGGGGACCGCCCGCACGCCGTCACCGGCGGCTACGAGGGGTCGGTGCGGGTGTGGGACCTGACCACCGGCACCCTGGTCCGCGAGCTGGCCGGCGGCGGGGTGACGGCGGTGGCGGTGGCGCTGCTGGAGGATCGCCCGCACGCCGTCACCGGCGGCGGCGACGGGTCGGTGCGGGTGTGGGACCTGACCACCGGCACCCCGGTCCGCGACCTGACCGGCCACACCGGCGCGGTGAGGGCGGTGGCGGTGGCGCTGCTGGAGGATCGCCCGCACGCCGTCACCGGCGGCTACGAGGGGTCGGTGCGGGTGTGGGACCTGACCACCGGCACCCCGGTCCGTGAACTGACCGGCCACACCGGCGCGGTGAGGGCGGTGGCGGTGGCGCTGCTGGAGGATCGCCCGCACGCCGTCACCGGTGACCGCGATGGGGCGGTGCGGGTGTGGGACCTGACCACCGGCACCTGCCTCACCACATTTCACTTCCCGGATGCGGTGAGAGCTGTGACCCTCACCGCGGACGGCACCGTTGTGGCCGGCTTCGGCCACGAAGTGGCCGCCCTCAGCCTTGAACCCCTCGTCAGGAGGCTCCGTTGA
- a CDS encoding quinone oxidoreductase family protein: protein MRRVRYYEYGDPDVLTIEEAEIPTPGPGQVLIRAEAIGANFVDTKFRRGPSSGAIFQRPLPGKLTGDVVGTVEAAGLGVDTQQVGRRVAGLAEDAFADYIVADAQWLAPIPDGLDLGAASMLPMGAPVALRTLRTGRLAPGETVLIHAAAGGIGHLSVQLAKLLGAGTVIATAGSPAKLDFARKCGADIAIDYTDSDWPDQVRKAAPRGVDVVLDSVGGETLQRSFDVLAPFGRIVIYGAASGELTGLPVTNLFALKSVAGFSLIAWRAADPEQARREMTEVAEYSTAGQLHTAVHARLPLAEAAAAHRLLEDRSQLGRVLLLP, encoded by the coding sequence ATGCGACGAGTCCGCTACTACGAATACGGCGATCCGGACGTCCTCACGATCGAGGAGGCCGAAATCCCCACGCCGGGGCCGGGCCAGGTGCTCATCCGGGCCGAGGCGATCGGGGCAAACTTCGTCGACACCAAGTTCCGGCGCGGGCCGTCCAGCGGGGCGATCTTCCAGCGCCCTCTGCCCGGCAAACTCACCGGCGACGTGGTGGGCACCGTCGAAGCCGCCGGACTCGGCGTCGACACACAGCAGGTCGGCCGACGAGTCGCAGGACTGGCCGAGGACGCGTTCGCCGACTACATCGTCGCCGACGCGCAATGGCTCGCCCCGATACCCGACGGACTCGACCTCGGTGCAGCCAGCATGCTGCCCATGGGCGCCCCGGTTGCACTCCGGACCTTGCGCACCGGCCGGCTTGCGCCGGGTGAGACGGTACTGATCCACGCCGCGGCCGGCGGCATCGGCCACCTGTCCGTACAACTCGCTAAACTGCTCGGCGCCGGCACGGTCATCGCCACCGCCGGCTCACCGGCCAAACTCGACTTCGCCCGCAAGTGCGGCGCCGACATCGCCATCGACTACACAGACAGCGACTGGCCCGACCAGGTCCGCAAGGCCGCACCGCGAGGCGTGGACGTCGTTCTCGACTCCGTCGGCGGCGAGACCCTGCAGCGGAGCTTCGACGTACTGGCTCCGTTCGGCCGGATCGTCATCTACGGAGCTGCGAGCGGCGAGCTGACCGGCCTGCCTGTCACCAACCTCTTCGCCCTGAAGTCCGTGGCCGGGTTCTCCCTCATCGCATGGCGCGCGGCCGACCCCGAGCAGGCCCGCCGAGAAATGACCGAGGTCGCCGAATACTCGACTGCCGGGCAACTACACACCGCCGTGCACGCCCGCCTCCCGCTCGCCGAGGCAGCCGCAGCACACCGGCTACTCGAAGACCGGTCTCAGCTTGGCCGCGTCCTCCTCCTGCCCTAA
- a CDS encoding MerR family transcriptional regulator, giving the protein MTADDSFGRLDDDDFPAYTMGRAAEMLGTTQGFLRAIGEARLITPLRSAGGHRRYSRYQLRIAARARELVDQGTPIEAACRIVILEDQLEEAQRINTEYHEGVRPSGAVDA; this is encoded by the coding sequence ATGACAGCAGATGACTCGTTCGGCCGTCTCGACGACGACGACTTCCCTGCTTACACCATGGGCCGAGCCGCCGAAATGCTCGGGACCACGCAGGGTTTCCTCCGTGCCATCGGCGAAGCCCGCCTGATCACCCCACTCCGTTCCGCGGGCGGCCACCGCCGCTACTCCCGCTACCAGCTGCGCATTGCCGCGCGCGCCCGGGAACTCGTCGACCAGGGCACCCCCATCGAGGCGGCCTGCCGCATCGTCATCCTTGAGGACCAGCTCGAAGAGGCTCAGCGCATCAACACCGAATACCACGAGGGTGTCAGGCCGTCCGGCGCGGTGGATGCCTGA
- a CDS encoding DUF5958 family protein — translation MTERDIILNELAQGLRPMAQGIEWFDTHGPEAQAEVLLFLRHHCVQARAITEDGPESIRRAGLRSTYTPAVLIACGPIDQQLGKIAGLAPADERRKAFRLLVAVLGVADERRRERICSGGCGHWWHNLPVASG, via the coding sequence ATGACCGAGCGAGACATCATCCTCAACGAACTCGCCCAAGGCCTGCGCCCGATGGCACAGGGCATCGAGTGGTTCGACACCCACGGTCCGGAGGCGCAGGCCGAGGTACTCCTGTTTCTACGCCATCATTGCGTGCAGGCGCGCGCCATCACCGAAGACGGGCCGGAGAGCATCCGACGTGCCGGGCTGCGCTCGACATACACGCCTGCGGTGCTGATCGCCTGCGGCCCGATCGATCAGCAACTGGGGAAGATCGCCGGCCTCGCCCCTGCCGACGAACGCCGCAAAGCGTTCCGGCTCCTGGTCGCGGTGCTCGGGGTTGCGGACGAACGGCGCCGCGAGCGCATCTGTTCCGGTGGATGCGGTCACTGGTGGCACAACCTGCCCGTAGCCAGCGGATGA
- a CDS encoding PP2C family protein-serine/threonine phosphatase: protein MNGTEVARARVLGELIAASHLMTLEQLPGTVASHACRAGWPHVLIYLADLRQERLCLLAGNVDLSPGGVDVPSELTVEGTVAGRAFRLGKISPASASTTGQWWVPLLDGTERLGVLRVGMPGAQVEADDDLERLAGLVALLLESKRGTSDLYSRLVRRRKMKVAAEMEWRLMPPRTFATDRILISAVMEPAYQVSGDAFDYALSGETLHLSVFDAMGHDTAAGLTANLALAAARVHRCQGSDLLQTAEGVGAALTEQFAGSRYATSIMADLHLSTGVLTWTNYGHPPPVVIRGNRTVVHLSCPPAPPLGTGLGVHGALRRDQLEPGDRLLFYTDGITEARNKEGQEFGVDGLTEFLIRHHADGLPVPETLRRLVEHHLAYHHGRLNDDATVMLLEWHGPNPYQPTQLTALTGLPPTIAADTIASAWVQQPTDGDST from the coding sequence ATGAACGGCACGGAAGTGGCACGTGCCAGAGTGCTGGGAGAGCTGATCGCTGCGAGTCATCTGATGACCCTGGAGCAGCTTCCCGGTACGGTCGCGTCGCATGCCTGTCGGGCGGGCTGGCCACACGTGCTCATCTATTTGGCAGACCTGCGGCAGGAACGGTTGTGCCTGCTCGCCGGCAACGTCGACCTCAGCCCCGGCGGAGTGGACGTGCCGTCCGAGTTGACCGTTGAAGGAACGGTGGCCGGGCGAGCCTTCCGACTTGGAAAGATCTCACCGGCCTCGGCTTCCACGACGGGGCAGTGGTGGGTTCCCCTGCTGGACGGAACCGAGCGGCTGGGTGTGCTCCGGGTCGGTATGCCGGGTGCGCAGGTCGAAGCGGATGACGATCTGGAGAGGCTCGCCGGTCTCGTCGCCCTTCTTCTGGAGAGCAAGCGTGGAACAAGCGACCTGTACTCCAGGCTGGTTCGTCGCCGGAAAATGAAAGTGGCGGCGGAGATGGAATGGCGGCTGATGCCGCCGCGGACTTTTGCGACTGATCGGATCCTGATCAGCGCGGTCATGGAACCGGCTTACCAAGTCAGCGGAGACGCTTTCGACTACGCCCTCTCAGGGGAGACCCTGCATCTTTCCGTCTTCGACGCCATGGGGCACGACACTGCTGCCGGGCTGACGGCCAATCTTGCGTTGGCCGCTGCGCGCGTCCACCGTTGCCAAGGTTCCGACCTCTTGCAGACAGCCGAAGGTGTGGGGGCGGCACTGACCGAGCAATTCGCCGGCAGCCGCTATGCCACGAGCATCATGGCCGACCTTCACCTGTCCACGGGTGTCCTGACCTGGACGAACTACGGCCATCCTCCCCCGGTGGTTATCCGCGGCAACCGCACCGTCGTGCATTTGTCCTGCCCGCCCGCACCCCCGCTGGGGACCGGGCTGGGCGTGCACGGCGCCCTGCGCCGCGACCAGCTCGAACCCGGGGACCGCCTGCTGTTCTATACCGACGGCATCACCGAAGCCCGCAACAAGGAGGGGCAGGAGTTCGGCGTTGACGGCCTGACCGAATTCCTCATCCGCCACCACGCTGACGGCCTCCCGGTTCCGGAAACTCTGCGGCGACTGGTCGAGCACCATTTGGCCTACCACCACGGCCGCCTGAACGACGACGCCACCGTGATGCTCCTGGAGTGGCACGGCCCGAATCCCTACCAGCCAACTCAATTGACGGCACTGACGGGTCTGCCCCCGACCATCGCCGCGGACACCATCGCCTCTGCATGGGTCCAGCAGCCCACTGACGGCGACAGCACCTGA
- a CDS encoding TetR/AcrR family transcriptional regulator yields the protein MTEGRRERADAARNRHAILLATEELLARHRPEQISMEQVAAAAGVGKGTVFHRFGNRMGLMRALMAERALALHEAVTTGPPPLGPGAPSRERLLAFLDAVVGVVARNKGLLAALGHAVTTAHKPEEDPRSAHPVYQFWHSHITSLISQERSDLDAELLAHILLATLHSDPILRLLEQGDGQRLADSLRTLVTALLNTSAGRTEPRNSRHPNAPQR from the coding sequence ATGACAGAAGGCCGCCGCGAACGTGCCGACGCGGCACGAAATCGGCACGCGATCCTGCTGGCGACCGAGGAACTCCTGGCACGGCACCGGCCCGAGCAGATCTCGATGGAACAAGTCGCCGCCGCAGCCGGCGTCGGCAAGGGCACGGTCTTCCACCGCTTCGGCAACCGCATGGGCCTTATGCGGGCGCTGATGGCAGAACGGGCCCTTGCCCTGCACGAAGCCGTCACGACAGGCCCACCGCCTCTGGGCCCGGGTGCCCCGTCACGAGAGCGCCTCCTCGCCTTCCTCGACGCCGTCGTTGGCGTGGTCGCCCGCAACAAGGGACTCCTGGCCGCGCTCGGCCACGCCGTGACGACAGCACACAAGCCCGAAGAGGATCCGCGCAGCGCGCACCCCGTCTACCAGTTCTGGCACAGCCACATCACCTCGCTGATCAGCCAGGAGCGTTCGGACCTGGACGCCGAACTCCTAGCCCATATCCTGCTCGCCACCCTGCACAGCGACCCGATCCTGCGCCTGCTGGAGCAGGGCGACGGCCAGCGCCTCGCCGATTCGCTGCGCACCTTGGTGACCGCCTTGCTCAACACCTCGGCGGGCAGAACCGAGCCGAGGAACAGCCGCCACCCGAACGCCCCGCAGCGGTGA
- a CDS encoding oxygenase MpaB family protein → MDTSTRTALGLRERLGSAIFAQVAGPAGPTNRARIHGAPGPRWFGPDRPIRTVHGDASMFIGGLRALLLQSLHPLAMAAVEAHSGYRGDPWGRLQRTSTFLAVTTYGTADDAQLAVDRVRAVHNRVRGTTSLGEPYCAADPHLLGWVHVAEVESFLLAHQRYGVEPLDAAGYDGYIADTARVAEALGVTEPPRNRKELAARLGAYRGELRPTREACEAARFILLHPPLPWVARAPYAVLAANSVAALPQWARTSLGLPRLSGTAEACVTPTGRALTAAIRWAMVPPPPSN, encoded by the coding sequence ATGGACACGTCCACGCGTACCGCACTCGGCCTGCGGGAGCGGCTGGGCAGCGCGATCTTTGCCCAGGTCGCCGGTCCCGCAGGGCCGACGAACCGCGCTCGTATCCACGGAGCGCCCGGCCCTCGGTGGTTCGGTCCGGACCGGCCGATCCGCACGGTCCACGGCGATGCGTCAATGTTCATCGGCGGACTGCGGGCGCTCCTGCTCCAGTCCTTGCACCCGTTGGCGATGGCTGCCGTGGAAGCTCATTCCGGCTACCGCGGCGACCCCTGGGGAAGGCTCCAGCGCACCAGTACCTTCCTCGCCGTCACCACATACGGAACAGCGGACGACGCGCAGCTGGCCGTCGACCGCGTACGTGCCGTACACAACCGGGTGCGTGGAACGACTTCGCTCGGAGAGCCCTACTGCGCCGCCGATCCGCATCTTCTCGGCTGGGTGCATGTGGCCGAGGTCGAGAGCTTCCTCCTCGCCCACCAGCGATACGGGGTCGAGCCGCTCGACGCGGCCGGGTACGACGGCTACATCGCCGACACAGCGCGGGTAGCGGAAGCACTCGGCGTCACCGAACCTCCGCGTAATCGCAAAGAACTCGCTGCCCGTCTCGGGGCCTACCGGGGTGAACTGCGGCCGACCAGGGAAGCGTGCGAGGCCGCGCGCTTCATCCTGCTGCACCCTCCCCTGCCCTGGGTTGCCCGTGCCCCCTATGCCGTCCTCGCCGCGAACTCCGTCGCCGCCCTCCCCCAGTGGGCCCGTACGTCACTCGGGCTGCCCCGGCTGTCCGGCACAGCCGAAGCGTGCGTGACGCCGACCGGGAGGGCACTGACTGCCGCGATTCGCTGGGCCATGGTCCCACCACCCCCGTCGAATTGA